A single region of the Ctenopharyngodon idella isolate HZGC_01 chromosome 21, HZGC01, whole genome shotgun sequence genome encodes:
- the LOC127503331 gene encoding transcription factor TFIIIB component B'' homolog isoform X2, whose amino-acid sequence MMRRSRISVRPNVKPTGRTLTASRDNVQPPQGPADSAPSEGSEVMAEKLKTDPPIAALERTNEEASQSSSSSNQLEAISHGEDAASKNSDAQDSKSTSVTSGPQRRKRFTALPNLAKPRASPASSRTPKSPSKSPVKQITPSDPETSTPTAESSLQIPEPVHNPRVPGRRRPSGGGRQAKVQPIPAAPLQNDRKTDTQVDRELEDTVVPLTAQQGESQHPLRTSKPDAVLVHENPPECPVPSNVEDIVVQQESDSGPPPGQSQTDLLRERIKKLQSPLKILKSLKTLNDPADMVKLAQARKLRELLKKEMNKDKEDKKKPKMGIKERKTPKDHTKMTMRELIYYLPVSNPMKSFTEEEQKASDTELDDSPTPTSSKTPAAPSVQETVLEDVGHEEDEERVEETQPLEEEPLLVPRVKVAEDGSLIIDEESLTVQVSRANGPNPAEDRDPIFERGSTTTYSSFRKGTYTKPWSNGETEMFYLAISMVGTDFSMIGQLFPHRGRLEIKNKFKKEEKNNSWRIDKAFKEKRRLDLDFFKKLMEQVLKDEESKKNKNKELIKLAKAQGRVQRKVRAAKRKEMDTSEDSDSDVVAGEKENEDLSNDGGSDTTSKKRRGRGVNTPQRRINRMNGEAAIDESEDCENATSDGQSQDDRLKESDSSENINKSPAIKPAQLKGRPQRPIPNLSRRWGNRRPEPGQESKMDRSPKVPSDLLQEKEKRRSKVLLELEDLEEEPDLSTVHEQIFNKPTRSGRIPKLSQHVMQAAAEEEEEEDEEELSEPPVSSKICNQGIKAPARRDKLKPGPTLKQGMQRRGKSRLVTLLASGTEDDEEEDEDVEDCVLSQVDFPSNSEEENQAFVPMSLRPLLPVNSEVVETMEELDISVNVPDILGTSQNVFSPEMSCEQAALPAGPVSYEHQLDLLADVIEFLDPDHMEVCKEINNEAAQTLLTIGNSAQMTHTSEISCTGENDIVGQSSIVHEEVVHEEVITETAIMSCPSVSCETETKDDIELSSCETHIPELSAEETPTSYEEPIKSQTTDAHLGPIQHETQDLACSTSVPPPKRGRFSKPKPNIGQGLRTRQAPQQQICPELVTDSVETSKVPSVREKDKNATQPMEEDSVPVDHRSVSSTYPEVLQPQKSSESPNVVPERVTKEDNGSVSSLKRKNDEIITEEKVKEQEETREPQLTNSVSESQNTSDEPTKPVRRHRGPKPKPNLTQTSRHTRTQTQNKTVINEKPPVAESSTSTFTKSPKEGAVVTTESDVSQSAAQEVASSIESEETSSEPIPEEPVFILSLTEIPPTVDEGAGFRTEPLPLTPVSELHSHGQSANESREVSHLLITDALVPVSEDEERKSGGGDVDKSRKRELKRKTPALTSQESTDGESQAEHHVELLESPVAERNKDEKEHLENKRKLPERTRRAKLQVKPIPISSRNTRGVHAKEDTAELSLKETTSLPISTRETRSKPEQTVPAAISTTDNSTSDTASEREANTDLSVTSSPQQENDPQEGPSQGIMGQVDLPCKETVELASGSDSQGVSQITPIATSGPLTRPGRRPKGFLSFISSKSTQGPPAAHRGAKPGPQKPAVNTVRPERKQIAAGPVNMATNPKVKRLSPTSASTTASVIEQNSEEEPTSVSKYFFSDIFTEVDELEDMD is encoded by the exons ATGATGCGCAGATCGAGAATTAGTGTCCGGCCCAATGTGAAGCCCACAGGCCGAACTCTGACAGCTTCTCGAGATAATGTTCAGCCTCCCCAGGGTCCTGCTGACTCTGCTCCATCTgaggggtcagaggtcatggCTGAGAAGTTGAAGACTGACCCACCTATAGCAGCATTGGAGCGGACTAATGAGGAAGCCTCTCAGAGCAGCAGCTCTAGTAACCAGTTGGAGGCCATTAGCCATGGAGA GGATGCAGCATCTAAAAATTCTGATGCCCAGGATTCAAAAAGCACCTCTGTGACTTCTGGTCCTCAGAGGAGGAAACgcttcacagctctgcccaacTTAGCCAAACCACGAGCTTCCCCAGCCTCCTCTAGGACTCCTAAATCCCCATCCAAGTCCCCTGTAAAACAAATAACACCCAGTGACCCTGAAACATCAACCCCCACTGCAGAGTCTTCCCTTCAGATACCTGAGCCTGTCCACAACCCCAGGGTTCCTGGAAGACGGAGACCTTCTGGAGGGGGCAGACAGGCTAAAGTACAGCCCATCCCTGCAGCCCCACTGCAGAATGACCGAAAGACGGATACTCAAGTGGATCGGGAATTGGAAGACACTGTTGTACCATTGACCGCCCAGCAAGGAGAGTCCCAACATCCCCTTAGAACTTCCAAACCTGATGCTGTTTTGGTTCATGAAAACCCTCCAGAGTGTCCGGTTCCTTCTAATGTGGAAGACATTGTAGTACAACAGGAGAGTGATTCTGGGCCACCTCCAGGGCAAAGCCAAACTGATCTGTTAAGAGAAAGAATTAAAAAACTTCAGTCGCCATTGAAAATTCTCAAATCTTTGAAAACTCTGAACGACCCAGCAGACATGGTGAAGTTAGCTCAGGCACGGAAACTTCGGGAGCTtcttaaaaaagaaatgaacaaaGACAAG GAAGACAAGAAGAAACCCAAGATGGGAATCAAAGAACGCAAGACGCCTAAAGATCACACCAAAATGACCATGAGAGAGCTGATCTATTACCTGCCTGTTTCCAACCCGATGAA GTCTTTCACAGAAGAAGAGCAGAAAGCATCAGATACAGAATTAGATGACTCTCCTACACCAAC TTCTTCTAAGACCCCAGCTGCTCCATCAGTTCAGGAGACAGTACTAGAAGATGTTGGTCATGAGGAAGATGAGGAGCGAGTGGAAGAAACTCAGCCTTTAGAGGAAGAACCTCTGCTAGTGCCCAGGGTGAAGGTGGCGGAGGATGGCTCTCTGATTATAGACGAGGAGAG TTTAACAGTCCAGGTGTCAAGGGCAAACGGGCCCAATCCGGCAGAAGACAGAGATCCTATATTTGAACGTGGCTCCACCACCACTTACTCCAGCTTTAGGAAGGGCACCTACACCAAACCCTGGTCCAATGGAG AgactgaaatgttttacttgGCCATCAGCATGGTGGGGACGGACTTCTCCATGATTGGTCAGCTGTTTCCACACAGAGGTCGATTGGAGATTAAG AACAAGTTCAAGAAAGAGGAGAAAAATAACTCATGGAGAATAGATAAAGCTTTCA AGGAGAAACGACGTCTAGATCTagatttcttcaaaaaattaATGGAGCAGGTCCTAAAAGACGAGGAaagcaagaaaaacaaaaacaaagagctCATCAAGTTGGCTAAAGCACAGGGTAGAGTCCAAAGGAAAGTGAGAG CGGCTAAAAGAAAGGAAATGGACACTTCAGAGGATTCGGACAGTGATGTGGTTGCAGGAGAAAAGGAGAATGAGGACCTCTCAAATGATGGAGGAAGTGATACCACTTCAAAGAAACGCAGGGGAAGAGGGGTGAATACTCCACAGAGGAGAATCAATAGGATGAATGGAGAGG CTGCAATAGATGAATCTGAGGACTGTGAAAATGCCACTTCTGATGGTCAGTCACAAGATGACAG GTTAAAGGAATCtgactcatcagagaacataaacaAGAGTCCAGCTATTAAACCGGCTCAGCTCAAGGGTCGACCTCAGAGACCGATCCCGAATCTCAGCCGCAGATGGGGGAACAGGCGCCCGGAGCCTGGGCAGGAGAGTAAAATGGACAGGTCCCCCAAG GTGCCTTCAGATTTATTACAAGAGAAGGAGAAGAGGAGGTCTAAAGTTCTCCTTGAATTGGAAGATTTGGAGGAAGAACCTGATCTGAGTACTGTACATGAACAGATATTTAATAAACCAACCAG GTCAGGAAGGATCCCTAAGCTCTCTCAGCATGTGATGCAGGCAGCggcagaggaagaggaagaggaagatgaggaagAGCTCTCTGAACCTCCTGTGTCTTCCAAAATTTGTAATCAGGGCATCAAGGCACCCGCCCGGAGGGATAAATTAAAACCAGGCCCCACATTGAAACAGGGCATGCAAAGGAGGGGGAAATCTAGATTGGTGACCTTACTGGCCTCTGGAACTGAagatgatgaggaggaggatgaggacGTAGAAGATTGTGTCCTGAGCCAGGTGGACTTTCCTTCAAACTCTGAAGAGGAAAACCAGGCATTTGTGCCAATGAGTCTACGACCTCTACTGCCTGTTAATTCAGAGGTGGTAGAAACCATGGAAGAG CTGGacatttctgtgaatgtgccTGATATCCTGGGCACATCCCAGAATGTTTTTTCCCCCGAGATGTCATGTGAGCAGGCGGCATTGCCCGCTGGCCCTGTCTCTTATGAACACCAGTTGGACCTGCTTGCT GATGTCATTGAGTTTCTTGACCCAGACCACATGGAAG TATGTAAGGAGATCAACAATGAAGCTGCCCAGACTCTTCTGACCATCGGGAACTCAGCTCAGATGACCCATACATCCGAAATATCCTGTACAG GTGAAAATGATATTGTTGGACAGTCAAGCATTGTACATGAAGAGGTCGTCCATGAGGAAGTTATCACAGAAACAGCCATCATGTCCTGTCCTTCTGTAAGTTGCGAGACGGAGACGAAAGATGATATTGAACTTTCAAGCTGTGAAACGCATATTCCAGAACTTTCTGCTGAAGAAACCCCTACCTCATATGAGGAGCCAATCAAATCACAGACAACTGATGCTCATCTTGGACCCATTCAACATGAGACACAGGATTTGGCTTGTTCCACTAGTGTTCCACCACCTAAAAGAGGCCGTTTCTCTAAGCCCAAACCCAATATTGGTCAAGGTCTGAGAACCAGACAAGCTCCGCAGCAGCAAATCTGTCCAGAACTTGTTACAGATTCTGTGGAGACCTCTAAGGTTCCATCTGTCAGAGAAAAGGATAAAAATGCAACACAACCCATGGAAGAAGATTCAGTTCCTGTGGATCACCGGTCAGTCTCTTCTACTTACCCTGAGGTACTACAGCCGCAAAAATCATCTGAAAGTCCCAATGTTGTTCCTGAAAGGGTGACTAAAGAAGATAATGGATCTGTCTCATCTCTGAAGAGAAAGAATGATGAAATAATCACAGAGGAAAAAGTGAAAGAACAAGAGGAGACAAGAGAACCGCAACTGACTAATAG TGTGAGTGAGTCTCAGAACACATCAGATGAGCCCACTAAACCTGTCAGGAGGCATCGCGGACCCAAACCTAAACCAAACCTGACTCAGACATCCAGACACACTcgcacacagacacaaaacaaaacag TAATAAATGAGAAGCCGCCTGTTGCCGAGTCTTCCACGAGCACTTTCACTAAAAGTCCTAAAGAGGGTGCTGTAGTTACCACAGAATCTGATGTTTCCCAAAGTGCAGCACAAGAGGTTGCATCAAGCATTGAATCAGAAGAGACATCTTCTGAACCCATTCCTGAAGAGCCTGTGTTTATACTGTCTCTCACTGAAATCCCACCCACTGTAGATGAGGGGGCGGGCTTTAGGACAGAGCCTCTCCCACTGACACCGGTGTctgagttgcattctcatggtCAAAG TGCTAATGAGAGCAGGGAGGTATCTCACCTTCTGATCACAGATGCTTTAGTTCCTGTGTCAGAGGATGAGGAAAGGAAAAGTGGAGGGGGGGACGTGGACAAATCAAGGAAAAGAGAACTGAAACGCAAGACACCAGCCTTAACATCTCAGGAG AGTACCGATGGTGAGAGTCAGGCAGAACATCATG TGGAATTATTGGAAAGCCCTGTGGCAGAGAGGAATAAAGATGAGAAGGAACATCTGGAGAACAAGAGAAAATTACCTGAGAGAACAAGAAGAG caaAGCTGCAGGTTAAACCCATCCCCATTTCAAGCAGAAATACTCGAGGTGTTCATGCTAAAGAAGACACAGCAGAGCTCTCTTTAAAAGAGACTACCTCGTTACCCATTTCAACACGAGAGACGAGATCAAAGCCAGAGCAAACTGTGCCTGCTGCCATTTCGACAACCGACAACTCAACATCAGACACCGCCTCAGAAAGAGAAGCAAACACAGACCTTTCTGTGACCAGTTCACCTCAGCAAGAAAATGATCCTCAAGAGGGTCCCTCCCAAGGCATCATGGGACAGGTGGACCTCCCATGCAAAGAGACAGTTGAGTTAGCAAGTGGATCAGACTCGCAAGGTGTCAGTCAAATCACGCCTATTGCCACAAGCGGGCCGCTTACAAG ACCTGGCAGAAGACCAAAGGGGTTCCTGTCCTTTATTTCTTCTAAGAGTACACAAGGACCACCAGCAGCTCATCGAGGGGCCAAACCAGGCCCCCAGAAACCAGCAGTCAACACCGTACGTCCTGAGAGAAAACAGATAGCGGCTGGCCCTGTTAACATGGCAACAAACCCTAAAGTAAAGCGACTGTCACCGACCTCTGCTTCCACCACTGCATCTGTCATTGAG CAGAACTCAGAAGAAGAACCCACCAGTGTCTCCAAGTACTTTTTCAGTGACATCTTTACTGAAGTTGATGAACTAGAAGACATGGATTGA
- the LOC127503331 gene encoding transcription factor TFIIIB component B'' homolog isoform X3: MMRRSRISVRPNVKPTGRTLTASRDNVQPPQGPADSAPSEGSEVMAEKLKTDPPIAALERTNEEASQSSSSSNQLEAISHGEDAASKNSDAQDSKSTSVTSGPQRRKRFTALPNLAKPRASPASSRTPKSPSKSPVKQITPSDPETSTPTAESSLQIPEPVHNPRVPGRRRPSGGGRQAKVQPIPAAPLQNDRKTDTQVDRELEDTVVPLTAQQGESQHPLRTSKPDAVLVHENPPECPVPSNVEDIVVQQESDSGPPPGQSQTDLLRERIKKLQSPLKILKSLKTLNDPADMVKLAQARKLRELLKKEMNKDKEDKKKPKMGIKERKTPKDHTKMTMRELIYYLPVSNPMKSFTEEEQKASDTELDDSPTPTSSKTPAAPSVQETVLEDVGHEEDEERVEETQPLEEEPLLVPRVKVAEDGSLIIDEESLTVQVSRANGPNPAEDRDPIFERGSTTTYSSFRKGTYTKPWSNGETEMFYLAISMVGTDFSMIGQLFPHRGRLEIKNKFKKEEKNNSWRIDKAFKEKRRLDLDFFKKLMEQVLKDEESKKNKNKELIKLAKAQGRVQRKVRAAKRKEMDTSEDSDSDVVAGEKENEDLSNDGGSDTTSKKRRGRGVNTPQRRINRMNGEAAIDESEDCENATSDGQSQDDSRLKESDSSENINKSPAIKPAQLKGRPQRPIPNLSRRWGNRRPEPGQESKMDRSPKVPSDLLQEKEKRRSKVLLELEDLEEEPDLSTVHEQIFNKPTRSGRIPKLSQHVMQAAAEEEEEEDEEELSEPPVSSKICNQGIKAPARRDKLKPGPTLKQGMQRRGKSRLVTLLASGTEDDEEEDEDVEDCVLSQVDFPSNSEEENQAFVPMSLRPLLPVNSEVVETMEELDISVNVPDILGTSQNVFSPEMSCEQAALPAGPVSYEHQLDLLADVIEFLDPDHMEVCKEINNEAAQTLLTIGNSAQMTHTSEISCTGENDIVGQSSIVHEEVVHEEVITETAIMSCPSVSCETETKDDIELSSCETHIPELSAEETPTSYEEPIKSQTTDAHLGPIQHETQDLACSTSVPPPKRGRFSKPKPNIGQGLRTRQAPQQQICPELVTDSVETSKVPSVREKDKNATQPMEEDSVPVDHRSVSSTYPEVLQPQKSSESPNVVPERVTKEDNGSVSSLKRKNDEIITEEKVKEQEETREPQLTNSVSESQNTSDEPTKPVRRHRGPKPKPNLTQTSRHTRTQTQNKTVINEKPPVAESSTSTFTKSPKEGAVVTTESDVSQSAAQEVASSIESEETSSEPIPEEPVFILSLTEIPPTVDEGAGFRTEPLPLTPVSELHSHGQSANESREVSHLLITDALVPVSEDEERKSGGGDVDKSRKRELKRKTPALTSQESTDGESQAEHHVELLESPVAERNKDEKEHLENKRKLPERTRRAKLQVKPIPISSRNTRGVHAKEDTAELSLKETTSLPISTRETRSKPEQTVPAAISTTDNSTSDTASEREANTDLSVTSSPQQENDPQEGPSQGIMGQVDLPCKETVELASGSDSQGVSQITPIATSGPLTRPGRRPKGFLSFISSKSTQGPPAAHRGAKPGPQKPAVNTVRPERKQIAAGPVNMATNPKVKRLSPTSASTTASVIENSEEEPTSVSKYFFSDIFTEVDELEDMD, translated from the exons ATGATGCGCAGATCGAGAATTAGTGTCCGGCCCAATGTGAAGCCCACAGGCCGAACTCTGACAGCTTCTCGAGATAATGTTCAGCCTCCCCAGGGTCCTGCTGACTCTGCTCCATCTgaggggtcagaggtcatggCTGAGAAGTTGAAGACTGACCCACCTATAGCAGCATTGGAGCGGACTAATGAGGAAGCCTCTCAGAGCAGCAGCTCTAGTAACCAGTTGGAGGCCATTAGCCATGGAGA GGATGCAGCATCTAAAAATTCTGATGCCCAGGATTCAAAAAGCACCTCTGTGACTTCTGGTCCTCAGAGGAGGAAACgcttcacagctctgcccaacTTAGCCAAACCACGAGCTTCCCCAGCCTCCTCTAGGACTCCTAAATCCCCATCCAAGTCCCCTGTAAAACAAATAACACCCAGTGACCCTGAAACATCAACCCCCACTGCAGAGTCTTCCCTTCAGATACCTGAGCCTGTCCACAACCCCAGGGTTCCTGGAAGACGGAGACCTTCTGGAGGGGGCAGACAGGCTAAAGTACAGCCCATCCCTGCAGCCCCACTGCAGAATGACCGAAAGACGGATACTCAAGTGGATCGGGAATTGGAAGACACTGTTGTACCATTGACCGCCCAGCAAGGAGAGTCCCAACATCCCCTTAGAACTTCCAAACCTGATGCTGTTTTGGTTCATGAAAACCCTCCAGAGTGTCCGGTTCCTTCTAATGTGGAAGACATTGTAGTACAACAGGAGAGTGATTCTGGGCCACCTCCAGGGCAAAGCCAAACTGATCTGTTAAGAGAAAGAATTAAAAAACTTCAGTCGCCATTGAAAATTCTCAAATCTTTGAAAACTCTGAACGACCCAGCAGACATGGTGAAGTTAGCTCAGGCACGGAAACTTCGGGAGCTtcttaaaaaagaaatgaacaaaGACAAG GAAGACAAGAAGAAACCCAAGATGGGAATCAAAGAACGCAAGACGCCTAAAGATCACACCAAAATGACCATGAGAGAGCTGATCTATTACCTGCCTGTTTCCAACCCGATGAA GTCTTTCACAGAAGAAGAGCAGAAAGCATCAGATACAGAATTAGATGACTCTCCTACACCAAC TTCTTCTAAGACCCCAGCTGCTCCATCAGTTCAGGAGACAGTACTAGAAGATGTTGGTCATGAGGAAGATGAGGAGCGAGTGGAAGAAACTCAGCCTTTAGAGGAAGAACCTCTGCTAGTGCCCAGGGTGAAGGTGGCGGAGGATGGCTCTCTGATTATAGACGAGGAGAG TTTAACAGTCCAGGTGTCAAGGGCAAACGGGCCCAATCCGGCAGAAGACAGAGATCCTATATTTGAACGTGGCTCCACCACCACTTACTCCAGCTTTAGGAAGGGCACCTACACCAAACCCTGGTCCAATGGAG AgactgaaatgttttacttgGCCATCAGCATGGTGGGGACGGACTTCTCCATGATTGGTCAGCTGTTTCCACACAGAGGTCGATTGGAGATTAAG AACAAGTTCAAGAAAGAGGAGAAAAATAACTCATGGAGAATAGATAAAGCTTTCA AGGAGAAACGACGTCTAGATCTagatttcttcaaaaaattaATGGAGCAGGTCCTAAAAGACGAGGAaagcaagaaaaacaaaaacaaagagctCATCAAGTTGGCTAAAGCACAGGGTAGAGTCCAAAGGAAAGTGAGAG CGGCTAAAAGAAAGGAAATGGACACTTCAGAGGATTCGGACAGTGATGTGGTTGCAGGAGAAAAGGAGAATGAGGACCTCTCAAATGATGGAGGAAGTGATACCACTTCAAAGAAACGCAGGGGAAGAGGGGTGAATACTCCACAGAGGAGAATCAATAGGATGAATGGAGAGG CTGCAATAGATGAATCTGAGGACTGTGAAAATGCCACTTCTGATGGTCAGTCACAAGATGACAG CAGGTTAAAGGAATCtgactcatcagagaacataaacaAGAGTCCAGCTATTAAACCGGCTCAGCTCAAGGGTCGACCTCAGAGACCGATCCCGAATCTCAGCCGCAGATGGGGGAACAGGCGCCCGGAGCCTGGGCAGGAGAGTAAAATGGACAGGTCCCCCAAG GTGCCTTCAGATTTATTACAAGAGAAGGAGAAGAGGAGGTCTAAAGTTCTCCTTGAATTGGAAGATTTGGAGGAAGAACCTGATCTGAGTACTGTACATGAACAGATATTTAATAAACCAACCAG GTCAGGAAGGATCCCTAAGCTCTCTCAGCATGTGATGCAGGCAGCggcagaggaagaggaagaggaagatgaggaagAGCTCTCTGAACCTCCTGTGTCTTCCAAAATTTGTAATCAGGGCATCAAGGCACCCGCCCGGAGGGATAAATTAAAACCAGGCCCCACATTGAAACAGGGCATGCAAAGGAGGGGGAAATCTAGATTGGTGACCTTACTGGCCTCTGGAACTGAagatgatgaggaggaggatgaggacGTAGAAGATTGTGTCCTGAGCCAGGTGGACTTTCCTTCAAACTCTGAAGAGGAAAACCAGGCATTTGTGCCAATGAGTCTACGACCTCTACTGCCTGTTAATTCAGAGGTGGTAGAAACCATGGAAGAG CTGGacatttctgtgaatgtgccTGATATCCTGGGCACATCCCAGAATGTTTTTTCCCCCGAGATGTCATGTGAGCAGGCGGCATTGCCCGCTGGCCCTGTCTCTTATGAACACCAGTTGGACCTGCTTGCT GATGTCATTGAGTTTCTTGACCCAGACCACATGGAAG TATGTAAGGAGATCAACAATGAAGCTGCCCAGACTCTTCTGACCATCGGGAACTCAGCTCAGATGACCCATACATCCGAAATATCCTGTACAG GTGAAAATGATATTGTTGGACAGTCAAGCATTGTACATGAAGAGGTCGTCCATGAGGAAGTTATCACAGAAACAGCCATCATGTCCTGTCCTTCTGTAAGTTGCGAGACGGAGACGAAAGATGATATTGAACTTTCAAGCTGTGAAACGCATATTCCAGAACTTTCTGCTGAAGAAACCCCTACCTCATATGAGGAGCCAATCAAATCACAGACAACTGATGCTCATCTTGGACCCATTCAACATGAGACACAGGATTTGGCTTGTTCCACTAGTGTTCCACCACCTAAAAGAGGCCGTTTCTCTAAGCCCAAACCCAATATTGGTCAAGGTCTGAGAACCAGACAAGCTCCGCAGCAGCAAATCTGTCCAGAACTTGTTACAGATTCTGTGGAGACCTCTAAGGTTCCATCTGTCAGAGAAAAGGATAAAAATGCAACACAACCCATGGAAGAAGATTCAGTTCCTGTGGATCACCGGTCAGTCTCTTCTACTTACCCTGAGGTACTACAGCCGCAAAAATCATCTGAAAGTCCCAATGTTGTTCCTGAAAGGGTGACTAAAGAAGATAATGGATCTGTCTCATCTCTGAAGAGAAAGAATGATGAAATAATCACAGAGGAAAAAGTGAAAGAACAAGAGGAGACAAGAGAACCGCAACTGACTAATAG TGTGAGTGAGTCTCAGAACACATCAGATGAGCCCACTAAACCTGTCAGGAGGCATCGCGGACCCAAACCTAAACCAAACCTGACTCAGACATCCAGACACACTcgcacacagacacaaaacaaaacag TAATAAATGAGAAGCCGCCTGTTGCCGAGTCTTCCACGAGCACTTTCACTAAAAGTCCTAAAGAGGGTGCTGTAGTTACCACAGAATCTGATGTTTCCCAAAGTGCAGCACAAGAGGTTGCATCAAGCATTGAATCAGAAGAGACATCTTCTGAACCCATTCCTGAAGAGCCTGTGTTTATACTGTCTCTCACTGAAATCCCACCCACTGTAGATGAGGGGGCGGGCTTTAGGACAGAGCCTCTCCCACTGACACCGGTGTctgagttgcattctcatggtCAAAG TGCTAATGAGAGCAGGGAGGTATCTCACCTTCTGATCACAGATGCTTTAGTTCCTGTGTCAGAGGATGAGGAAAGGAAAAGTGGAGGGGGGGACGTGGACAAATCAAGGAAAAGAGAACTGAAACGCAAGACACCAGCCTTAACATCTCAGGAG AGTACCGATGGTGAGAGTCAGGCAGAACATCATG TGGAATTATTGGAAAGCCCTGTGGCAGAGAGGAATAAAGATGAGAAGGAACATCTGGAGAACAAGAGAAAATTACCTGAGAGAACAAGAAGAG caaAGCTGCAGGTTAAACCCATCCCCATTTCAAGCAGAAATACTCGAGGTGTTCATGCTAAAGAAGACACAGCAGAGCTCTCTTTAAAAGAGACTACCTCGTTACCCATTTCAACACGAGAGACGAGATCAAAGCCAGAGCAAACTGTGCCTGCTGCCATTTCGACAACCGACAACTCAACATCAGACACCGCCTCAGAAAGAGAAGCAAACACAGACCTTTCTGTGACCAGTTCACCTCAGCAAGAAAATGATCCTCAAGAGGGTCCCTCCCAAGGCATCATGGGACAGGTGGACCTCCCATGCAAAGAGACAGTTGAGTTAGCAAGTGGATCAGACTCGCAAGGTGTCAGTCAAATCACGCCTATTGCCACAAGCGGGCCGCTTACAAG ACCTGGCAGAAGACCAAAGGGGTTCCTGTCCTTTATTTCTTCTAAGAGTACACAAGGACCACCAGCAGCTCATCGAGGGGCCAAACCAGGCCCCCAGAAACCAGCAGTCAACACCGTACGTCCTGAGAGAAAACAGATAGCGGCTGGCCCTGTTAACATGGCAACAAACCCTAAAGTAAAGCGACTGTCACCGACCTCTGCTTCCACCACTGCATCTGTCATTGAG AACTCAGAAGAAGAACCCACCAGTGTCTCCAAGTACTTTTTCAGTGACATCTTTACTGAAGTTGATGAACTAGAAGACATGGATTGA